CAGCAGTTTAGCTGGGAGCCGCGGGAAAATCCGGCTGAATTTGGCCCGGGGCCCCACCTTTGCCCGATGACCACCCGTGCCTTCACCGACCGTCTCGCCGCCGCCCTCGCCGCCGCCTACCCCGCCCCGGAGGCTGCCGCCATCGCCGCGCTGGTGGCCGAGCACCTGCTGGGCCTCGACCCGCTCCAGCGCCGCATGCGGGCCCAGGAGGCGGTGCCCGCGGCGGTGCAGCAGCAATTGCCCGCCCTCGAAGCCCGCCTGCTGGCCCACGAGCCGGTACAGTACGTGCTGAGCACGGCGCACTTCGCTGGCATGGAGCTGGAAGTGACGCCCGCCACCCTCATCCCGCGCCCCGAAACCGAGGAACTGGCGCGCCTGGTGGCGGCCGCGCAGCCGGGAGCCCGCACGGTGCTCGACGTGGGCACCGGCTCGGGCTGCCTGGCCCTGGCGCTGGCCCGCGCCCTGCCCCGGGCACAGGTGCTGGCCGTCGATATTTCGGCCGAAGCCCTGGCCGTGGCCCGCCGCAACGGGGCCCGCTACGCCCCGCAGGTGCAGTTCCAACAGGTTGATATTCTGCAAGCCGCGCCCGCTGGCCTGGTCCCCGGGGCCCTCGATGCGCTGGTGAGCAACCCGCCCTACGTGCGCGAGAGCGAGCGGGCCCAGATGCGCGCCAACGTGCTGAATTGGGAGCCCGCCACGGCCCTGTTCGTGCCCGATGCCGACCCGCTGCTCTTCTACCGCCGCCTGGGGGCCCTGGGCCGCGCGCTGCTGCGCCCCGGCGGCGGCATCTACCTGGAAATCAACGAGGCGCTGTCGACCGAAACTGAGGAATTACTACGTAGCCAGGGCTACGTCGACGTGCGCGGCGTGGCCGACATGTTCGACAAGGCGCGCATGGTGCGGGCCGTTGCGCCGTAGTGCGCGGTGGCGCCTGGTAGCGCTTGGTGGCGCCGCCCGGCGTTGCGCTGCGCGGCCCAAAACAATCCGGTTGCCGCCACGTTTGCGTAGCTGAACGGTAACGATTTACCCTTAAAGCCCACACATCATGGTAAAAGTAGGATTGCTGGTACGGCTCGAAGCCAAGCCCGGAAAAGAGCAGGCCGTGGCCGATTTCCTGCGCGGCGGGCGGGCCCTCGTTATGGAAGAGCCGGATACCGTAACTTGGTACGGCATCCAGATGGGGCCCTCCACGTTCGGTATTTTCGACACATTTGCCGAAGACGCCGGCCGCAAAGCCCACCTCGGGGGCAAGGTAGCCGCCGCCCTCATGGCCCACGCCGAAGAGCTTTTTTCGACCCCGCCGGCCATTGAAATGATTGATATACTGGCCGCTAAGTAGGCCTCCAGGAATAATGTAAACGGGAGGTTTGGCCAGGCCGAGTCTCCCGTTTTTTATTGACCGCTACCGCAGCAAAAACTCCTTCAGGGCCCCAAAATCCACGTCCATTGGAATGGCTTGCTTGGGGCGGCCTTGCAGGTGCAGCACGGCTTCGGGCAGCTCGATGGGCTGGCCGATGATGGGTTCCAGCACGCCGGGGAACTTCACGGGGTGGGCCGTGGCCAGCAAAATACCAGCGGCATCGGGGTACTGGGCTTGGTGGCGGAGCAAAGCGGCGTAGGCCACAGCGGCGTGGGGGTCAAGCAAATAGCCGTTCTCGAACCATACCTGCAAGATGGTGGCCACCGTGTCAGGGTCGCTCACGGTTTCGGCGCTGAGGGCAGCCTTTAGGGCCCCCAGGTCGCTGTGGAACAGCTCCAGGATGCGCACGAAGTTGCTGGGGTCGCCCACGTCCATGGCGTTGGAGTGGGTGGCCACGGCGGCCTGGGCCGCGTAGGTGCCCGAGCGCAGGTAGCGCGGTACGGGGTCGTTGGCGTTGCAGGCGGCGATGAAGTGGCCCAGCGGCAGGCCCGAAGCCCGCGCCAGCAGCCCGGCGCAAATGTTGCCGAAGTTGCCGCTCGGTACGCTCACCACCGGCGGCGCGGCATCGGCGGGCCACTGCTGGGCTGCGAAGCAGTAATACAGCTGCTGGGGCAGCCAGCGCGCTACGTTGATGGAATTGGCTGACGTGAGGAAGCGGTGGGCGGCCAGCTCGGGGTTGCGGAAGGCCTGCTTCACCAGGGCCTGGCAATCGTCGAAGGTGCCGCTAACTTCCAGGGCCGTAATATTTTGGCCCAGCGTGGTGAGCTGCTGCTCCTGCACCGGGCTCACCTTGCCCTTGGGGTAGAGGATGACCACCTCCACGCCCGGCACGCCCAAAAAGCCGCTGGCCACGGCCCCGCCGGTGTCGCCCGAGGTGGCCACCAGCACCGTCACGGGGGGCGTGTCGCCGCGTTGCGCAAAGTAGCCCAGGCACCGGCTCATGAACCGGGCCCCCACATCCTTAAACGCCAGCGTGGGCCCGTGGAACAGCTCCAGGGCCGCAATGCCCGGGCTCACGGGCACGAGCGGAAAAGGAAAGTCCACGGCCGCGGCGCAAATCTCGCGCAGGTCCGCGTCCGGGATGGTGCCGCCCACGTAGGGCCGCATCACGGCCAGGGCCAGGTCAGCGCGGTCCAGCGCGGGCAGGTCGCGCAGGAAATCGGCCCCGAAGCGCGGAATGGTTTCCGGGAAGTACAAGCTGCCGTCGGGGGCCTGGCCGGTAATGGCGGCCGTGCGAAAATCGACTGTGGGGGCCTGGCGGCGAAGGCTATAGTACTGCATCAGGAAGAGAAGTGTAGCAATAAAAAGACCTTGAAAGGCTGGTTTCGACGAATAAGCCGCTGGCGAATGTACAGCTAGGAATTTACCCAGCGTATTCGTTAACAACGGGTTAATGATCGGGTCGTGGCCGTTATTCGGCCACCACGCGGGCGCCTTCCGGAGCAATGCGGCCCACGTGCAAGTCGTGGGCAATGCCCAGTTCGGCAAACACGCTGCCCAGAGCCGCGGCCACGGCGTGGGCGGTTTCGCCGTCGCGGTTCAGCATGAAGATGGAGGGCCCCGAGCCCGAAATGCCGCCGCCCAGGGCCCCGGCCGCCAGGGCCCGCCGCCGCGCCTCGGCCAGCCCGGGGATGAGCGGGGCCCGCGCCGGCTCCACGATGTAGTCTTCCAGGGCCCGGCCAATCAGGGCGTAGTCGGCGGTGAGG
This genomic stretch from Hymenobacter sp. PAMC 26628 harbors:
- a CDS encoding putative quinol monooxygenase produces the protein MVKVGLLVRLEAKPGKEQAVADFLRGGRALVMEEPDTVTWYGIQMGPSTFGIFDTFAEDAGRKAHLGGKVAAALMAHAEELFSTPPAIEMIDILAAK
- the thrC gene encoding threonine synthase, translating into MQYYSLRRQAPTVDFRTAAITGQAPDGSLYFPETIPRFGADFLRDLPALDRADLALAVMRPYVGGTIPDADLREICAAAVDFPFPLVPVSPGIAALELFHGPTLAFKDVGARFMSRCLGYFAQRGDTPPVTVLVATSGDTGGAVASGFLGVPGVEVVILYPKGKVSPVQEQQLTTLGQNITALEVSGTFDDCQALVKQAFRNPELAAHRFLTSANSINVARWLPQQLYYCFAAQQWPADAAPPVVSVPSGNFGNICAGLLARASGLPLGHFIAACNANDPVPRYLRSGTYAAQAAVATHSNAMDVGDPSNFVRILELFHSDLGALKAALSAETVSDPDTVATILQVWFENGYLLDPHAAVAYAALLRHQAQYPDAAGILLATAHPVKFPGVLEPIIGQPIELPEAVLHLQGRPKQAIPMDVDFGALKEFLLR
- the prmC gene encoding peptide chain release factor N(5)-glutamine methyltransferase is translated as MTTRAFTDRLAAALAAAYPAPEAAAIAALVAEHLLGLDPLQRRMRAQEAVPAAVQQQLPALEARLLAHEPVQYVLSTAHFAGMELEVTPATLIPRPETEELARLVAAAQPGARTVLDVGTGSGCLALALARALPRAQVLAVDISAEALAVARRNGARYAPQVQFQQVDILQAAPAGLVPGALDALVSNPPYVRESERAQMRANVLNWEPATALFVPDADPLLFYRRLGALGRALLRPGGGIYLEINEALSTETEELLRSQGYVDVRGVADMFDKARMVRAVAP